Proteins encoded within one genomic window of Balaenoptera ricei isolate mBalRic1 chromosome 10, mBalRic1.hap2, whole genome shotgun sequence:
- the FOXRED2 gene encoding FAD-dependent oxidoreductase domain-containing protein 2 — translation MGLSAAALLWGLPGLLLTIALHPALSPCPAQASVPAHRDYCVLGAGPAGLQMAYFLQRAGRDYAVFERAPGPGSFFTRYPRHRKLISINKRYTGKANAEFNLRHDWNSLLSHDPRLLFRHYSNAYFPDAGDMVRYLGDFADRLGLHVLYNTTIAHVTLNKDQRAWNGHYFILTDQKGQAYQCSVLLVATGLSVPNQVDFPGSEYVDGYESVSVDPKDFVGQNVLILGRGNSAFETAENILGVTNFIHMLSRSRVRLSWATHYVGDLRAINNGLLDTYQLKSLDGLLESDLTDLAIVKDHEGKFHITLKFFLEEGNRSADAVPLPQDDNDNFALRVAYDRVIRCLGWNFDFSIFSKSLRLSAGGELSKKYPLVKASYESKGSRGLFVLGTASHSVDYRKSAGGFIHGFRYTVRAVHRLLEQRHHGVTWPSTQHPITQLASAIIRRVNEASGLYQMFSVLADVVLLKENATAFAYLEEFPMQMLAQLETITGRRARHGLFVINMEYGRNFSGPDKDVFFYDRSVGHTEDAWLSNFLHPVIYYYRHLPTEQEVRFRPAGWPLPRPTAIHHIVEDFLTDWTAPVGHILPLRRFLENCLDTDLRSFYAESCFLFALTRQKLPPFCQQGYLRTQGLMGTESLRQRGVESGLLWDYATVGRGDSGQRPGDHGPGQHPLAPGPPVSPFDSNKEEL, via the exons ATGGGCCTCTCCGCCGCGGCCCTGCTGTGGGGCCTCCCAGGGCTGCTCCTGACCATCGCCCTGCACCCGGCTCTCTCCCCGTGCCCCGCCCAAGCCTCGGTGCCCGCGCACCGGGACTACTGTGTCCTGGGTGCCGGGCCCGCGGGGCTGCAGATGGCCTACTTCCTGCAGCGGGCCGGCAGGGACTACGCCGTGTTCGAACGCGCCCCGGGACCGGGCAGCTTCTTCACGCGCTACCCCCGGCACCGCAAGCTCATCAGCATCAACAAGCGGTACACAGGCAAGGCCAACGCCGAGTTCAACCTCCGCCATGACTGgaactctctgctcagccacGACCCCCGGCTGCTCTTCAGACACTACTCCAACGCTTACTTCCCCGATGCCGGCGACATGGTGCGCTACCTGGGCGACTTCGCAGACCGGCTGGGGCTCCACGTGCTGTACAACACAACCATTGCTCACGTCACTCTGAACAAGGATCAACGGGCCTGGAATGGCCATTACTTCATCCTGACCGACCAGAAGGGACAGGCATACCAGTGTAG CGTCCTTCTCGTGGCCACCGGCTTGTCAGTCCCCAACCAGGTTGACTTCCCTGGCTCTGAATACGTGGATGGTTATGAGTCCGTGTCCGTGGATCCCAAGGACTTCGTGGGTCAGAATGTGCTGATCCTGGGCCGGGGAAACTCGGCCTTTGAGACGGCGGAGAACATCTTGGGTGTCACCAACTTTATCCACATGCTGAGCCGCTCCCGGGTCCGGCTCTCCTGGGCCACCCACTACGTCGGCGACCTCAG GGCCATCAACAATGGCCTGTTGGACACATACCAACTGAAGTCCCTGGACGGGCTGCTCGAGTCTGACCTGACGGATCTGGCCATTGTGAAGGACCACGAGGGCAAGTTCCACATCACCCTGAAATTCTTCCTGGAGGAAGGCAACCGGAGTGCCGACgccgtccccctcccccaggacgaTAACGACAACTTCGCCTTGCGCGTGGCCTACGACCGGGTCATCCGCTGCCTGGGCTGGAACTTCGACTTCTCCATTTTCAGCAA GTCCCTCCGACTCTCTGCAGGGGGTGAGCTCAGCAAGAAGTACCCCCTGGTCAAAGCCAGCTATGAGTCCAAAGGGAGCCGGGGCCTCTTTGTCCTGGGGACAGCCAGCCACTCCGTGGATTACCGGAAATCTGCTGGGGGCTTCATCCATGGATTCCGATACACAG TGCGTGCCGTCCACCGGCTGCTGGAGCAGCGTCATCACGGCGTCACCTGGCCCTCCACCCAGCACCCCATCACGCAGCTGGCCAGTGCCATCATCCGGCGCGTCAACGAGGCTTCTGGGCTCTACCAGATGTTCAGTGTGCTGGCCGACGTGGTCCTGTTGAAGGA GAATGCCACTGCTTTTGCGTACCTGGAGGAGTTCCCCATGCAGATGCTGGCCCAGCTGGAGACAATCACAGGAAGAAGGGCCAGGCACGGGCTCTTCGTCATCAATATGGAGTACGGCCGGAACTTCTCTGGGCCCGACAAGGATGTCTTCTTTTATGACCGCTCTGTGGGGCACACGGAAGACGCCTGGCTGTCTAACTTCCTCCATCCTGTCATCTACTACTACAGGCACCTCCCCACTG agcaggaggtgaggtTCCGCCCCGCAGGCTGGCCTCTGCCGCGGCCCACGGCCATCCACCACATCGTGGAAGATTTCCTGACGGACTGGACGGCCCCGGTGGGGCACATTCTGCCCCTGAGGCGCTTCCTGGAGAACTGCTTGGACACCGATCTCCGGAGCTTCTATGCAG AGTCCTGTTTCCTGTTCGCCCTAACACGCCAGAAGCTGCCACCGTTTTGCCAGCAGGGGTACCTGAGAACACAGGGGCTCATGGGAACCGAGAGCCTCCGCCAGCGCGGCGTGGAGAGTGGGCTCCTGTGGGACTATGCCACTGTGGGCCGGGGGGACAGCGGCCAGCGACCTGGCGACCACGGGCCAGGACAGCACCCTCTGGCTCCAGGGCCTCCGGTCTCGCCCTTCGACAGCAACAAAGAGGAGCTCTGA
- the EIF3D gene encoding eukaryotic translation initiation factor 3 subunit D yields MAKFMTPVIQDNPSGWGPCAVPEQFRDMPYQPFSKGDRLGKVADWTGATYQDKRYTNKYSSQFGGGSQYAYFHEEDETSFQLVDTARTQKTAYQRNRMRFAQRNLRRDKDRRNMLQFNLQTLPKSAKQKERERIRLQKKFQKQFGVRQKWDQKSQKPRDSSVEVRSDWEVKEEMDFPQLMKMRYLEVSEPQDIECCGALEYYDKAFDRITTRSEKPLRSIKRIFHTVTTTDDPVIRKLAKTQGNVFATDAILATLMSCTRSVYSWDIVVQRVGSKLFFDKRDNSDFDLLTVSETANEPPQDEGNSFNSPRNLAMEATYINHNFSQQCLRMGKERYNFPNPNPFVEDDMDKNEIASVAYRYRRWKLGDDIDLIVRCEHDGVMTGANGEVSFINIKTLNEWDSRHCNGVDWRQKLDSQRGAVIATELKNNSYKLARWTCCALLAGSEYLKLGYVSRYHVKDSSRHVILGTQQFKPNEFASQINLSVENAWGILRCVIDICMKLEEGKYLILKDPNKQVIRVYSLPDGTFSSDEDDEEEEEEEEEEEEEET; encoded by the exons ATGGCAAAGTTCATGACACCCGTGATCCAGGACAACCCCTCAGGCTGGGGTCCCTGTGCGGTTCCCGAGCAGTTTCGGGATATGCCCTACCAGCCATTCAGCAAAGGAGATCGGCTAGGAAAG GTTGCAGACTGGACGGGGGCCACATACCAAGATAAGAGGTACACAA ATAAGTACTCCTCTCAGTTTGGAGGTGGAAGTCAGTATGCTTACTTCCATGAGGAGGATGAAACTAGTTTCCAGCTGGTGGATACAGCGCGCACACAGAAGACCGCCTACCAGCGGAATCGGATGCGATTTGCACAG CGGAACCTCCGCAGAGACAAGGATCGACGGAACATGTTGCAGTTCAACCTGCAGACCCTGCCTAAGAGCGCCAAGCAGAAGGAGAG AGAACGCATACGACTGcagaaaaaattccagaaacaaTTTGGAGTGAGGCAGAAATGGGACCAAAAATCACAG AAGCCCCGAGACTCCTCAGTGGAAGTCCGCAGTGACTGGGAGGTGAAGGAGGAGATGGACTTTCCTCAGTTAATGAAGATGCGCTACTTGGAGGTGTCAGAGCCCCAGGACAT CGAGTGCTGCGGGGCCCTGGAATACTATGACAAAGCCTTCGACCGCATCACCACGAGGAGCGAGAAGCCGCTGCGGAGCATCAAGCGCATCTTCCACACTGTCACCACCACGGACGACCCCGTCATCCGGAAG CTGGCGAAGACTCAGGGGAACGTGTTTGCCACCGACGCCATCCTGGCCACACTGATGAGCTGCACCCGCTCCGTGTACTCCTGGGACATCGTCGTCCAGAGGGTCGGGTCCAAGCTCTTCTTTGACAAGAGGGACAACTCTGACTTTG ACCTCCTGACGGTGAGCGAGACAGCCAACGAGCCCCCGCAAGATGAAGGCAACTCCTTCAACTCACCCCGCAACctggccatggaagcaacctacatcaACCACAACTTCTCCCAGCAGTGCTTGAGGATG GGGAAGGAAAGATACAACTTCCCGAACCCGAACCCGTTTGTGGAGGACGACATGGATAAGAATGAGATTGCCTCTGTGGCCTACCG TTACCGCAGGTGGAAGCTCGGAGACGACATTGACCTCATCGTCCGCTGTGAGCACGACGGCGTCATGACCGGCGCCAACGGGGAGGTGTCGTTCATCAACATCAAGACCCTCAACGAGTGGGACTCCAGG CACTGTAATGGCGTTGACTGGCGTCAGAAGCTGGATTCTCAGCGAGGGGCCGTCATTGCCACCGAGCTGAAGAACAACAGCTACAAGTTGGCCCGCTGGACCTGCTGTGCTTTGCTGGCCGGATCCGAGTACCTCAAGCTTGG TTACGTGTCCCGGTACCACGTGAAAGACTCCTCACGCCACGTCATCTTGGGCACCCAGCAGTTCAAGCCCAATGAGTTTGCCAGCCAGATCAACCTGAGCGTGGAGAACGCCTGGGGCATCCTGCGCTGCGTCATCGACATCTGCATGAAGCTGGAGGAGGGCAAGTACCTCATCCTCAAGGACCCCAACAAGCAGGTCATCCGCGTATATAGCCTGCCCGACGGCACCTTCAGCTCGGATGAGgacgacgaggaggaggaggaagaggaagaggaagaagaag AGGAAGAAACCTAA